The following coding sequences lie in one Porphyromonas asaccharolytica DSM 20707 genomic window:
- a CDS encoding threonine/serine exporter family protein yields MENDLHGNSLKAVGTFLSAYATHMMGCGVHTSRVVRCTQRIGESYGYTVVTMMVQKGVLIKLYDPKSNTHFAIQEAIPPLPISFEHNARLSALSWEVVDEHLTLDELRERYEQILAAPRTHPLFVLILVGLANASFCRLFGGDLPAMGIVFWATVVGFICKQKLIQEHVNHYIAFMTSAFVASLCTSISLIFNTDSEIALTTSVLYLVPGVPLINGVIDIVEGYIQTGFSRLVEAFLLIGCIGWGFSITLFIFRSSLL; encoded by the coding sequence ATGGAAAACGATCTTCACGGTAATAGTCTGAAGGCTGTCGGGACCTTTCTCTCAGCCTACGCGACACACATGATGGGCTGTGGCGTGCACACCTCTCGTGTCGTGCGCTGTACGCAGCGCATAGGCGAGAGCTACGGCTATACCGTTGTGACGATGATGGTACAGAAAGGGGTCCTGATCAAGCTGTATGACCCTAAGAGCAATACACACTTTGCTATCCAAGAGGCGATACCTCCGCTACCGATCAGCTTCGAGCACAACGCTCGTTTGAGTGCCTTGAGCTGGGAGGTGGTCGATGAGCATCTGACGCTGGACGAGCTACGTGAGCGGTATGAGCAGATCCTAGCTGCGCCTCGTACTCATCCGCTGTTTGTATTGATCTTGGTGGGGCTGGCAAACGCTTCATTTTGCCGACTCTTCGGAGGTGATCTACCTGCTATGGGGATCGTCTTTTGGGCTACGGTCGTGGGTTTCATCTGCAAGCAAAAGTTGATCCAGGAGCACGTAAACCACTATATAGCCTTTATGACGTCAGCCTTTGTAGCGTCACTCTGCACAAGTATCTCTCTGATCTTCAACACCGACAGTGAGATCGCTCTGACTACGAGTGTACTCTATCTAGTGCCTGGGGTGCCGCTCATCAATGGTGTGATAGACATCGTGGAGGGGTACATACAGACGGGCTTCTCAAGACTTGTGGAGGCTTTCTTGCTAATAGGTTGTATCGGGTGGGGCTTTTCGATCACACTCTTCATCTTTAGGAGTAGCTTGCTATGA
- a CDS encoding Fur family transcriptional regulator, translating to MTRHDDLAEYFKQKGVRTTANRILVLRALMTATQPMSLNELETTLYPMDKSSISRVLTLFLAHDIVHAFEDGRGVCNYELCASDGVCLGEDEHIHFYCERCQHSYCMEMLEVPPLRLPKGYSAHAISFVIKGVCPHCQNKR from the coding sequence ATGACGAGACATGATGACTTAGCAGAGTACTTCAAGCAAAAGGGAGTACGTACCACGGCAAACCGCATCTTGGTGCTGCGCGCCTTGATGACAGCGACGCAACCGATGAGTCTCAACGAACTTGAGACGACGCTCTATCCGATGGATAAGTCGAGCATCTCACGGGTGCTGACACTCTTTCTGGCGCATGACATCGTCCACGCCTTTGAGGACGGGCGAGGTGTGTGCAACTATGAGCTCTGCGCCAGCGATGGTGTCTGTCTCGGTGAGGATGAGCACATACACTTCTACTGCGAGCGATGCCAGCACTCTTACTGCATGGAGATGCTCGAGGTGCCTCCGCTACGCCTGCCCAAGGGATACAGTGCCCACGCCATCTCCTTCGTCATCAAGGGCGTCTGTCCCCATTGCCAAAACAAGCGATAG